The Cellulomonas wangleii genome includes a region encoding these proteins:
- a CDS encoding ABC transporter substrate-binding protein translates to MNRRPALVAALVAALSLGLAACSSSGSAPDGEPAASADAPDADSPRAVTIGALSISETAPLWAAVEAGVFAEHGLDVTVQPIQGGAQAMPALINGDIDFSVGQPFGAMRASLQGLDVKIVANYAQSLTEGDDINSVVVGAGSDITSPADLAGKKVAVNSLGAAGDLTIMAAVEEDGGDPSTVEFVEVAFPDAQAQLEAGNIDAAWVPEPFVSMIVGSGGARVVDPYQAVLPGLPTLVLQTTGTTVADDPELVEAVREAFTAAFAWAAEHDETMRQSLVTEMSLPDAAAANLRLPQFSTEIDEDVLQCLADLAVEHEFFDTAPDLDELVSS, encoded by the coding sequence ATGAACCGACGTCCCGCACTCGTGGCGGCGCTCGTCGCGGCGCTGTCGCTCGGACTGGCCGCGTGCTCGTCCTCCGGGTCCGCCCCGGACGGCGAGCCGGCGGCCTCGGCCGACGCCCCCGATGCCGACTCCCCGCGCGCCGTGACGATCGGCGCCCTGAGCATCAGCGAGACCGCGCCGCTGTGGGCCGCCGTCGAGGCGGGCGTCTTCGCCGAGCACGGCCTCGACGTCACCGTCCAGCCGATCCAGGGCGGGGCGCAGGCCATGCCCGCGCTGATCAACGGCGACATCGACTTCTCCGTCGGCCAGCCGTTCGGCGCGATGCGCGCGAGCCTGCAGGGCCTCGACGTCAAGATCGTCGCCAACTACGCGCAGAGCCTGACCGAGGGCGACGACATCAACTCGGTCGTCGTGGGCGCCGGCAGCGACATCACGAGCCCCGCCGACCTGGCCGGCAAGAAGGTCGCGGTGAACTCGCTGGGGGCCGCGGGTGACCTGACGATCATGGCCGCGGTCGAGGAGGACGGCGGCGACCCCAGCACCGTCGAGTTCGTCGAGGTCGCCTTCCCCGACGCCCAGGCGCAGCTCGAGGCCGGCAACATCGACGCCGCGTGGGTGCCCGAGCCGTTCGTCTCGATGATCGTCGGCTCCGGCGGCGCCCGCGTCGTCGACCCGTACCAGGCGGTGCTGCCGGGCCTGCCCACGCTCGTCCTGCAGACGACCGGCACGACCGTCGCCGACGACCCGGAGCTCGTCGAGGCCGTGCGCGAGGCGTTCACCGCCGCGTTCGCGTGGGCGGCCGAGCACGACGAGACCATGCGTCAGTCGCTCGTCACCGAGATGTCGCTGCCCGATGCGGCGGCGGCCAACCTGCGACTGCCGCAGTTCTCGACCGAGATCGACGAGGACGTGCTGCAGTGCCTGGCCGACCTCGCGGTCGAGCACGAGTTCTTCGACACCGCCCCGGACCTCGACGAGCTCGTCAGCTCGTGA